A DNA window from Drosophila biarmipes strain raj3 chromosome 2R, RU_DBia_V1.1, whole genome shotgun sequence contains the following coding sequences:
- the LOC108029632 gene encoding myc box-dependent-interacting protein 1 isoform X4: protein MSENRGIMLAKSVQKHAGRAKEKILQNLGKVDCTSDEIFDDHLNNFNRQQASANRLQKEFNNYIRCIRAAQTASKSLMDAVCEIYEPQWTGHEALQAQTGASESLWADFAHKLGDQVLIPLNTYTGQFPEMKKKVEKRNRKLIDYDGQRHSFQNLQANANKRKDDVKLTKGREQLEEARRTYEILNTELHDELPALYDSRILFLVTNLQTLFATENVFHNETAKIYSELEAIVDKLATESQRGSNTLRKQTNNPIKTSSPVQPSVNKLNNANINSNYQNQITTNGGSSLANSQPPPESPAAAVAAATPRSPIENGVTTKSVERSELSGLNVSSKATTTTQTSPTEEKVLVSEVKPHEGATAAAVPTASPAPSASPAQVNGNNNETTVPKEGGKLPKELPSTTSNAEAAAEAAANNGNSIEEHKQKKLDANTADLPPGVLYRVKATYGYVKEDVDELSFEIGDLIRVIEYDDPEDQEEGWLMGQKEGTTEKGLFPANFTRPI, encoded by the exons ATTTTACAAAACCTGGGAAAAGTCGACTGCACCTCAGATGAAATTTTCGACGACCACCTGAACAACTTTAACCGCCAGCAGGCGAGTGCCAACAGATTACAAAAGGAGTTCAATAACTACATAAGATGTATTCGCG CTGCACAAACCGCCTCCAAGTCGCTGATGGATGCCGTTTGCGAGATCTACGAGCCACAATGGACCGGACACGAAGCTCTACAAGCGCAAACTGGCGCCTCGGAGAGTTTGTGGGCGGACTTCGCGCACAAATTGGGGGATCAAGTCCTCATACCGCTCAACACATACACCGGGCAATTTCCCGAAATGAAG AAAAAAGTAGAGAAGCGCAACCGAAAGCTGATCGACTACGATGGCCAGCGTCACTCGTTCCAGAATCTGCAGGCCAATGCCAACAAGCGCAAAGATGATGTCAAA CTTACCAAAGGACGCGAACAACTGGAGGAAGCCAGACGCACCTACGAAATCCTCAACACGGAACTTCACGACGAGCTGCCTGCCCTATATGACTCTAGGATACTGTTTCTGGTCACCAACTTGCAGACGCTTTTTGCCACGGAAAACGTTTTTCACAACGAAACGGCTAAG ATCTATTCGGAACTAGAAGCAATCGTCGATAAATTGGCCACAGAATCGCAGCGCGGCTCCAATACGCTACGCAAGCAAACAA ACAATCCCATAAAGACATCGAGTCCAGTGCAGCCGTCAGTAAATAAGTTAAACAACGCCAACATCAACAGCAActatcaaaatcaaataacCACAAACGGTGGCTCCAGTTTGGCAAACAGCC AACCGCCCCCGGaatccccagcagcagcggtAGCCGCAGCCACGCCCAGGAGTCCCATAGAGAACGGGGTAACCACCAAGTCAGTGGAGCGTTCCGAGTTGAGTGGTCTGAATGTGAGTTCCAAGGCAACCACAACCACGCAGACATCGCCCACGGAGGAGAAGGTCTTGGTCAGTGAAGTGAAGCCACATGAAGGAGCCACAGCCGCAGCAGTACCAACTGCATCACCTGCCCCATCAGCGTCACCTGCCCAGGTCAATGGCAACAACAATGAGACCACGGTCCCCAAGGAAGGTGGCAAACTTCCGAAGGAACTGCCATCCACCACATCCAATGCGGAAGCTGCTGCCGAGGCGGCGGCCAATAATGGCAATTCCATCGAGGAGCACAAGCAGAAGAAATTAG ATGCCAATACCGCCGACTTGCCGCCCGGCGTTCTTTACCGTGTGAAGGCCACCTACGGCTACGTTAAGGAGGATGTGGACGAGCTTAGCTTCGAGATCGGAGACCTTATCCGCGTTATTGAGTACGACGATCCCGAGGATCAG GAGGAGGGCTGGCTGATGGGTCAGAAGGAGGGCACCACCGAGAAGGGGCTCTTCCCCGCCAACTTCACGCGCCCCATCTGA
- the LOC108029632 gene encoding myc box-dependent-interacting protein 1 isoform X3 translates to MSENRGIMLAKSVQKHAGRAKEKILQNLGKVDCTSDEIFDDHLNNFNRQQASANRLQKEFNNYIRCIRAAQTASKSLMDAVCEIYEPQWTGHEALQAQTGASESLWADFAHKLGDQVLIPLNTYTGQFPEMKKKVEKRNRKLIDYDGQRHSFQNLQANANKRKDDVKLTKGREQLEEARRTYEILNTELHDELPALYDSRILFLVTNLQTLFATENVFHNETAKIYSELEAIVDKLATESQRGSNTLRKQTNNPIKTSSPVQPSVNKLNNANINSNYQNQITTNGGSSLANSPTSTSSSQQEPRFDSVSSTPEPPPESPAAAVAAATPRSPIENGVTTKSVERSELSGLNVSSKATTTTQTSPTEEKVLVSEVKPHEGATAAAVPTASPAPSASPAQVNGNNNETTVPKEGGKLPKELPSTTSNAEAAAEAAANNGNSIEEHKQKKLDANTADLPPGVLYRVKATYGYVKEDVDELSFEIGDLIRVIEYDDPEDQEEGWLMGQKEGTTEKGLFPANFTRPI, encoded by the exons ATTTTACAAAACCTGGGAAAAGTCGACTGCACCTCAGATGAAATTTTCGACGACCACCTGAACAACTTTAACCGCCAGCAGGCGAGTGCCAACAGATTACAAAAGGAGTTCAATAACTACATAAGATGTATTCGCG CTGCACAAACCGCCTCCAAGTCGCTGATGGATGCCGTTTGCGAGATCTACGAGCCACAATGGACCGGACACGAAGCTCTACAAGCGCAAACTGGCGCCTCGGAGAGTTTGTGGGCGGACTTCGCGCACAAATTGGGGGATCAAGTCCTCATACCGCTCAACACATACACCGGGCAATTTCCCGAAATGAAG AAAAAAGTAGAGAAGCGCAACCGAAAGCTGATCGACTACGATGGCCAGCGTCACTCGTTCCAGAATCTGCAGGCCAATGCCAACAAGCGCAAAGATGATGTCAAA CTTACCAAAGGACGCGAACAACTGGAGGAAGCCAGACGCACCTACGAAATCCTCAACACGGAACTTCACGACGAGCTGCCTGCCCTATATGACTCTAGGATACTGTTTCTGGTCACCAACTTGCAGACGCTTTTTGCCACGGAAAACGTTTTTCACAACGAAACGGCTAAG ATCTATTCGGAACTAGAAGCAATCGTCGATAAATTGGCCACAGAATCGCAGCGCGGCTCCAATACGCTACGCAAGCAAACAA ACAATCCCATAAAGACATCGAGTCCAGTGCAGCCGTCAGTAAATAAGTTAAACAACGCCAACATCAACAGCAActatcaaaatcaaataacCACAAACGGTGGCTCCAGTTTGGCAAACAGCC CAACATCCACCAGTTCGTCGCAGCAAGAGCCTCGATTTGATTCAGTTTCTTCAACACCAGAACCGCCCCCGGaatccccagcagcagcggtAGCCGCAGCCACGCCCAGGAGTCCCATAGAGAACGGGGTAACCACCAAGTCAGTGGAGCGTTCCGAGTTGAGTGGTCTGAATGTGAGTTCCAAGGCAACCACAACCACGCAGACATCGCCCACGGAGGAGAAGGTCTTGGTCAGTGAAGTGAAGCCACATGAAGGAGCCACAGCCGCAGCAGTACCAACTGCATCACCTGCCCCATCAGCGTCACCTGCCCAGGTCAATGGCAACAACAATGAGACCACGGTCCCCAAGGAAGGTGGCAAACTTCCGAAGGAACTGCCATCCACCACATCCAATGCGGAAGCTGCTGCCGAGGCGGCGGCCAATAATGGCAATTCCATCGAGGAGCACAAGCAGAAGAAATTAG ATGCCAATACCGCCGACTTGCCGCCCGGCGTTCTTTACCGTGTGAAGGCCACCTACGGCTACGTTAAGGAGGATGTGGACGAGCTTAGCTTCGAGATCGGAGACCTTATCCGCGTTATTGAGTACGACGATCCCGAGGATCAG GAGGAGGGCTGGCTGATGGGTCAGAAGGAGGGCACCACCGAGAAGGGGCTCTTCCCCGCCAACTTCACGCGCCCCATCTGA
- the LOC108029632 gene encoding amphiphysin isoform X2 — translation MSENRGIMLAKSVQKHAGRAKEKILQNLGKVDCTSDEIFDDHLNNFNRQQASANRLQKEFNNYIRCIRAAQTASKSLMDAVCEIYEPQWTGHEALQAQTGASESLWADFAHKLGDQVLIPLNTYTGQFPEMKKKVEKRNRKLIDYDGQRHSFQNLQANANKRKDDVKLTKGREQLEEARRTYEILNTELHDELPALYDSRILFLVTNLQTLFATENVFHNETAKIYSELEAIVDKLATESQRGSNTLRKQTNNPIKTSSPVQPSVNKLNNANINSNYQNQITTNGGSSLANSQPPPESPAAAVAAATPRSPIENGVTTKSVERSELSGLNVSSKATTTTQTSPTEEKVLVSEVKPHEGATAAAVPTASPAPSASPAQVNGNNNETTVPKEGGKLPKELPSTTSNAEAAAEAAANNGNSIEEHKQKKLGNDTTATETVTQHLVTSTETDKIVTKSDTDTDTKSSTGTSQKGRPVPVVNRHSVTNLNKNPFEDDDDRIYEVPADANTADLPPGVLYRVKATYGYVKEDVDELSFEIGDLIRVIEYDDPEDQEEGWLMGQKEGTTEKGLFPANFTRPI, via the exons ATTTTACAAAACCTGGGAAAAGTCGACTGCACCTCAGATGAAATTTTCGACGACCACCTGAACAACTTTAACCGCCAGCAGGCGAGTGCCAACAGATTACAAAAGGAGTTCAATAACTACATAAGATGTATTCGCG CTGCACAAACCGCCTCCAAGTCGCTGATGGATGCCGTTTGCGAGATCTACGAGCCACAATGGACCGGACACGAAGCTCTACAAGCGCAAACTGGCGCCTCGGAGAGTTTGTGGGCGGACTTCGCGCACAAATTGGGGGATCAAGTCCTCATACCGCTCAACACATACACCGGGCAATTTCCCGAAATGAAG AAAAAAGTAGAGAAGCGCAACCGAAAGCTGATCGACTACGATGGCCAGCGTCACTCGTTCCAGAATCTGCAGGCCAATGCCAACAAGCGCAAAGATGATGTCAAA CTTACCAAAGGACGCGAACAACTGGAGGAAGCCAGACGCACCTACGAAATCCTCAACACGGAACTTCACGACGAGCTGCCTGCCCTATATGACTCTAGGATACTGTTTCTGGTCACCAACTTGCAGACGCTTTTTGCCACGGAAAACGTTTTTCACAACGAAACGGCTAAG ATCTATTCGGAACTAGAAGCAATCGTCGATAAATTGGCCACAGAATCGCAGCGCGGCTCCAATACGCTACGCAAGCAAACAA ACAATCCCATAAAGACATCGAGTCCAGTGCAGCCGTCAGTAAATAAGTTAAACAACGCCAACATCAACAGCAActatcaaaatcaaataacCACAAACGGTGGCTCCAGTTTGGCAAACAGCC AACCGCCCCCGGaatccccagcagcagcggtAGCCGCAGCCACGCCCAGGAGTCCCATAGAGAACGGGGTAACCACCAAGTCAGTGGAGCGTTCCGAGTTGAGTGGTCTGAATGTGAGTTCCAAGGCAACCACAACCACGCAGACATCGCCCACGGAGGAGAAGGTCTTGGTCAGTGAAGTGAAGCCACATGAAGGAGCCACAGCCGCAGCAGTACCAACTGCATCACCTGCCCCATCAGCGTCACCTGCCCAGGTCAATGGCAACAACAATGAGACCACGGTCCCCAAGGAAGGTGGCAAACTTCCGAAGGAACTGCCATCCACCACATCCAATGCGGAAGCTGCTGCCGAGGCGGCGGCCAATAATGGCAATTCCATCGAGGAGCACAAGCAGAAGAAATTAGGTAATgacacaacagcaacagaaacAGTCACCCAGCACTTAGTTACATCAACAGAAACAGATAAAATAGTAACTAaatcagatacagatacagatactaaGAGCAGCACAGGCACAAGTCAGAAAGGTAGACCAGTACCAGTAGTTAATAGGCACAGCGTAACTAATCTTAATAAGAATCCGTTCGAGGATGACGACGATCGCATCTACGAGGTACCCGCTG ATGCCAATACCGCCGACTTGCCGCCCGGCGTTCTTTACCGTGTGAAGGCCACCTACGGCTACGTTAAGGAGGATGTGGACGAGCTTAGCTTCGAGATCGGAGACCTTATCCGCGTTATTGAGTACGACGATCCCGAGGATCAG GAGGAGGGCTGGCTGATGGGTCAGAAGGAGGGCACCACCGAGAAGGGGCTCTTCCCCGCCAACTTCACGCGCCCCATCTGA
- the LOC108029632 gene encoding myc box-dependent-interacting protein 1 isoform X5 — protein sequence MSENRGIMLAKSVQKHAGRAKEKILQNLGKVDCTSDEIFDDHLNNFNRQQASANRLQKEFNNYIRCIRAAQTASKSLMDAVCEIYEPQWTGHEALQAQTGASESLWADFAHKLGDQVLIPLNTYTGQFPEMKKKVEKRNRKLIDYDGQRHSFQNLQANANKRKDDVKLTKGREQLEEARRTYEILNTELHDELPALYDSRILFLVTNLQTLFATENVFHNETAKIYSELEAIVDKLATESQRGSNTLRKQTNNPIKTSSPVQPSVNKLNNANINSNYQNQITTNGGSSLANSHANTADLPPGVLYRVKATYGYVKEDVDELSFEIGDLIRVIEYDDPEDQEEGWLMGQKEGTTEKGLFPANFTRPI from the exons ATTTTACAAAACCTGGGAAAAGTCGACTGCACCTCAGATGAAATTTTCGACGACCACCTGAACAACTTTAACCGCCAGCAGGCGAGTGCCAACAGATTACAAAAGGAGTTCAATAACTACATAAGATGTATTCGCG CTGCACAAACCGCCTCCAAGTCGCTGATGGATGCCGTTTGCGAGATCTACGAGCCACAATGGACCGGACACGAAGCTCTACAAGCGCAAACTGGCGCCTCGGAGAGTTTGTGGGCGGACTTCGCGCACAAATTGGGGGATCAAGTCCTCATACCGCTCAACACATACACCGGGCAATTTCCCGAAATGAAG AAAAAAGTAGAGAAGCGCAACCGAAAGCTGATCGACTACGATGGCCAGCGTCACTCGTTCCAGAATCTGCAGGCCAATGCCAACAAGCGCAAAGATGATGTCAAA CTTACCAAAGGACGCGAACAACTGGAGGAAGCCAGACGCACCTACGAAATCCTCAACACGGAACTTCACGACGAGCTGCCTGCCCTATATGACTCTAGGATACTGTTTCTGGTCACCAACTTGCAGACGCTTTTTGCCACGGAAAACGTTTTTCACAACGAAACGGCTAAG ATCTATTCGGAACTAGAAGCAATCGTCGATAAATTGGCCACAGAATCGCAGCGCGGCTCCAATACGCTACGCAAGCAAACAA ACAATCCCATAAAGACATCGAGTCCAGTGCAGCCGTCAGTAAATAAGTTAAACAACGCCAACATCAACAGCAActatcaaaatcaaataacCACAAACGGTGGCTCCAGTTTGGCAAACAGCC ATGCCAATACCGCCGACTTGCCGCCCGGCGTTCTTTACCGTGTGAAGGCCACCTACGGCTACGTTAAGGAGGATGTGGACGAGCTTAGCTTCGAGATCGGAGACCTTATCCGCGTTATTGAGTACGACGATCCCGAGGATCAG GAGGAGGGCTGGCTGATGGGTCAGAAGGAGGGCACCACCGAGAAGGGGCTCTTCCCCGCCAACTTCACGCGCCCCATCTGA
- the LOC108029632 gene encoding amphiphysin isoform X1 — protein MSENRGIMLAKSVQKHAGRAKEKILQNLGKVDCTSDEIFDDHLNNFNRQQASANRLQKEFNNYIRCIRAAQTASKSLMDAVCEIYEPQWTGHEALQAQTGASESLWADFAHKLGDQVLIPLNTYTGQFPEMKKKVEKRNRKLIDYDGQRHSFQNLQANANKRKDDVKLTKGREQLEEARRTYEILNTELHDELPALYDSRILFLVTNLQTLFATENVFHNETAKIYSELEAIVDKLATESQRGSNTLRKQTNNPIKTSSPVQPSVNKLNNANINSNYQNQITTNGGSSLANSPTSTSSSQQEPRFDSVSSTPEPPPESPAAAVAAATPRSPIENGVTTKSVERSELSGLNVSSKATTTTQTSPTEEKVLVSEVKPHEGATAAAVPTASPAPSASPAQVNGNNNETTVPKEGGKLPKELPSTTSNAEAAAEAAANNGNSIEEHKQKKLGNDTTATETVTQHLVTSTETDKIVTKSDTDTDTKSSTGTSQKGRPVPVVNRHSVTNLNKNPFEDDDDRIYEVPADANTADLPPGVLYRVKATYGYVKEDVDELSFEIGDLIRVIEYDDPEDQEEGWLMGQKEGTTEKGLFPANFTRPI, from the exons ATTTTACAAAACCTGGGAAAAGTCGACTGCACCTCAGATGAAATTTTCGACGACCACCTGAACAACTTTAACCGCCAGCAGGCGAGTGCCAACAGATTACAAAAGGAGTTCAATAACTACATAAGATGTATTCGCG CTGCACAAACCGCCTCCAAGTCGCTGATGGATGCCGTTTGCGAGATCTACGAGCCACAATGGACCGGACACGAAGCTCTACAAGCGCAAACTGGCGCCTCGGAGAGTTTGTGGGCGGACTTCGCGCACAAATTGGGGGATCAAGTCCTCATACCGCTCAACACATACACCGGGCAATTTCCCGAAATGAAG AAAAAAGTAGAGAAGCGCAACCGAAAGCTGATCGACTACGATGGCCAGCGTCACTCGTTCCAGAATCTGCAGGCCAATGCCAACAAGCGCAAAGATGATGTCAAA CTTACCAAAGGACGCGAACAACTGGAGGAAGCCAGACGCACCTACGAAATCCTCAACACGGAACTTCACGACGAGCTGCCTGCCCTATATGACTCTAGGATACTGTTTCTGGTCACCAACTTGCAGACGCTTTTTGCCACGGAAAACGTTTTTCACAACGAAACGGCTAAG ATCTATTCGGAACTAGAAGCAATCGTCGATAAATTGGCCACAGAATCGCAGCGCGGCTCCAATACGCTACGCAAGCAAACAA ACAATCCCATAAAGACATCGAGTCCAGTGCAGCCGTCAGTAAATAAGTTAAACAACGCCAACATCAACAGCAActatcaaaatcaaataacCACAAACGGTGGCTCCAGTTTGGCAAACAGCC CAACATCCACCAGTTCGTCGCAGCAAGAGCCTCGATTTGATTCAGTTTCTTCAACACCAGAACCGCCCCCGGaatccccagcagcagcggtAGCCGCAGCCACGCCCAGGAGTCCCATAGAGAACGGGGTAACCACCAAGTCAGTGGAGCGTTCCGAGTTGAGTGGTCTGAATGTGAGTTCCAAGGCAACCACAACCACGCAGACATCGCCCACGGAGGAGAAGGTCTTGGTCAGTGAAGTGAAGCCACATGAAGGAGCCACAGCCGCAGCAGTACCAACTGCATCACCTGCCCCATCAGCGTCACCTGCCCAGGTCAATGGCAACAACAATGAGACCACGGTCCCCAAGGAAGGTGGCAAACTTCCGAAGGAACTGCCATCCACCACATCCAATGCGGAAGCTGCTGCCGAGGCGGCGGCCAATAATGGCAATTCCATCGAGGAGCACAAGCAGAAGAAATTAGGTAATgacacaacagcaacagaaacAGTCACCCAGCACTTAGTTACATCAACAGAAACAGATAAAATAGTAACTAaatcagatacagatacagatactaaGAGCAGCACAGGCACAAGTCAGAAAGGTAGACCAGTACCAGTAGTTAATAGGCACAGCGTAACTAATCTTAATAAGAATCCGTTCGAGGATGACGACGATCGCATCTACGAGGTACCCGCTG ATGCCAATACCGCCGACTTGCCGCCCGGCGTTCTTTACCGTGTGAAGGCCACCTACGGCTACGTTAAGGAGGATGTGGACGAGCTTAGCTTCGAGATCGGAGACCTTATCCGCGTTATTGAGTACGACGATCCCGAGGATCAG GAGGAGGGCTGGCTGATGGGTCAGAAGGAGGGCACCACCGAGAAGGGGCTCTTCCCCGCCAACTTCACGCGCCCCATCTGA